A window of the Amycolatopsis solani genome harbors these coding sequences:
- a CDS encoding HEAT repeat domain-containing protein, whose protein sequence is MLIGEVARRSGVSTRMLRHYDSLGLVRPTGRTVGGYREYSEADIRRIFHVEGLRSLGLSLRQVGRALADPDFTPSTLVGELVRRTEERLNRERELLDRLRAIDASAPEGWADVLRVVELLHGLASPSAASRQQAVLAPGDDVPLPAELLVKAVLAERDPNVAGALRWALARAGGDGLAGVAAGVRSADADVRRRAVLAVASLPGPEATEVLTGALEDPQPDVRRRAALAAGRRGVTDAVPVLVAMVAEGTNDVEASEVLGTLSLDPACGERILAALAAELTADTAVRIRLAQALAELPGTGPRDLLQRLAGDEDPTVALVASALHGARSAD, encoded by the coding sequence GTGCTGATCGGGGAAGTGGCCCGCCGGTCCGGGGTGAGTACGCGGATGCTGCGGCACTACGACTCCCTCGGGCTGGTGCGGCCGACCGGGCGCACGGTCGGCGGCTACCGCGAATACTCCGAAGCGGACATCCGCCGGATCTTCCACGTCGAAGGCCTGCGCTCGCTGGGGTTGTCGCTGCGGCAGGTCGGCCGCGCGCTCGCGGATCCGGACTTCACTCCGTCCACTTTGGTCGGTGAGCTGGTCCGGCGGACCGAGGAACGCCTCAACCGGGAACGCGAGCTCCTCGACCGCCTGCGGGCGATCGACGCGTCGGCGCCCGAAGGCTGGGCGGACGTCCTGCGTGTCGTCGAACTCCTGCACGGCCTGGCTTCGCCGAGCGCCGCGAGCCGGCAGCAGGCCGTCCTGGCGCCGGGTGATGACGTGCCGCTGCCCGCCGAGCTGCTGGTCAAAGCCGTGCTCGCCGAACGGGATCCGAACGTCGCCGGTGCGCTGCGGTGGGCGCTGGCGCGGGCGGGTGGGGACGGGCTGGCCGGCGTGGCGGCCGGGGTCCGGTCGGCCGACGCCGATGTCCGGCGCCGCGCGGTGCTGGCGGTCGCGTCGCTGCCCGGTCCCGAAGCGACCGAGGTGCTCACCGGCGCGCTCGAGGACCCGCAACCCGATGTGCGCCGGCGGGCGGCCTTGGCCGCGGGGAGGCGGGGTGTGACCGACGCTGTGCCGGTGCTCGTCGCCATGGTGGCCGAGGGCACGAACGACGTCGAGGCGTCCGAGGTGCTCGGGACGCTGTCCCTCGACCCCGCGTGCGGTGAACGGATCCTGGCCGCGCTCGCCGCCGAACTCACCGCGGACACCGCCGTGCGGATCCGCTTGGCGCAGGCCCTCGCCGAGTTGCCCGGTACCGGTCCGCGGGACCTCCTCCAGCGGCTGGCCGGCGACGAAGACCCGACGGTCGCCCTCGTCGCCTCGGCCCTCCACGGCGCGCGGTCCGCTGACTGA
- a CDS encoding HEAT repeat domain-containing protein: MDPTQLSAANSSVRLRAALAVGTRADPGDVEALVARAGVEPDFFVRDMLTWALTRLPSDVTVPKLVVELRSAVPQARSQALHTLSKIGDRSVWPEITRALLHDADEEVARSAWRAAVVLVPEGEREGLAVDLAAQLGRGDRAVRLSLSRALVALGDVVEDALRTGLTSQDPAVRAHARATRNLLRDPDAGFDLGVDEAKRVVALGPERAGETAC, encoded by the coding sequence ATGGACCCGACACAGCTGAGTGCCGCGAACTCGTCGGTGCGGTTGCGAGCCGCGCTCGCGGTGGGGACGCGCGCCGATCCCGGCGACGTCGAAGCGCTTGTCGCACGGGCCGGCGTCGAGCCGGACTTCTTTGTGCGGGACATGCTCACCTGGGCGCTGACCCGGCTCCCGTCGGACGTCACCGTGCCGAAGCTGGTTGTGGAGTTGCGGTCCGCGGTGCCGCAGGCCCGGAGCCAGGCGCTGCACACGCTCTCCAAGATCGGTGACCGGTCGGTGTGGCCGGAGATCACGCGGGCGTTGCTGCACGACGCCGACGAGGAGGTCGCGCGGAGTGCTTGGCGGGCCGCCGTCGTGCTCGTGCCCGAGGGGGAGCGGGAGGGGCTCGCCGTGGACCTGGCCGCGCAGCTCGGGCGCGGGGATCGGGCCGTGCGGCTGAGTCTCAGCCGGGCGCTCGTCGCGCTCGGGGACGTCGTCGAGGACGCCTTGCGGACCGGGCTCACCAGTCAAGACCCGGCCGTGCGGGCGCACGCTCGGGCCACGCGAAACCTCCTGCGTGACCCGGACGCCGGGTTCGACCTCGGGGTCGACGAGGCGAAGCGGGTCGTCGCGCTCGGTCCGGAGCGCGCGGGGGAAACCGCGTGCTGA
- a CDS encoding cellulose binding domain-containing protein: MFVIAPANAAGGVSATFSKGSDWGTGYEGKYTIANGSGSTLASWTVEFDLPSGAKISSLWDGSYTASGQHVTVKNSWNGNVGNGASASFGFNVAYSGSYVAPSNCKLNGGSCAAGGTPPTTTTPPPTTTPPPTTTPPPGTGGKGAPYLYLGWGSPPNPQTVMNATGVKWFTMAFINASGGCNPAWDSSRPLSGSADATAISQIKAAGGQVVPSFGGWSGNKLGPNCSTPAALAGAYQQVINAYGLKAIDIDIENSDEFENEAVQDRILNALKIVKQNNPGIQTILTFGTSTTGPNYYGNRLIDQSKALGANVDVYTIMPFDFGGGANMYNSTVSAANGLRDKLKSTFGWNDATAYSHLGISGMNGLSDQQELTDLSTWTQITNWAKTNKIGRLAFWSVNRDRGCPGGGVQSACSGIAQNDWDFTKVTAGF, translated from the coding sequence ATGTTCGTGATCGCCCCGGCGAACGCGGCGGGTGGCGTGTCCGCGACCTTCTCGAAGGGCTCCGACTGGGGCACCGGGTACGAGGGCAAGTACACGATCGCCAACGGCTCGGGCTCGACGCTCGCGTCCTGGACCGTCGAGTTCGACCTGCCTTCCGGCGCGAAGATCTCGTCGCTGTGGGACGGCAGCTACACCGCGTCCGGCCAGCACGTCACGGTGAAGAACTCGTGGAACGGCAACGTCGGCAACGGCGCCAGCGCGAGCTTCGGCTTCAACGTGGCGTACTCCGGTTCGTACGTCGCGCCGTCGAACTGCAAGCTGAACGGGGGTTCGTGCGCCGCCGGGGGCACACCACCCACCACGACCACACCGCCGCCTACGACGACGCCCCCGCCCACGACCACCCCGCCGCCGGGCACCGGTGGCAAGGGTGCGCCGTACCTGTACCTGGGCTGGGGCAGCCCGCCGAACCCGCAGACGGTGATGAACGCGACCGGCGTCAAGTGGTTCACCATGGCGTTCATCAACGCCTCCGGTGGCTGCAACCCGGCGTGGGACAGCAGCCGTCCGCTGTCGGGCAGCGCCGACGCCACCGCGATCTCGCAGATCAAGGCGGCGGGTGGCCAGGTCGTCCCGTCGTTCGGCGGCTGGAGCGGTAACAAGCTCGGCCCGAACTGCTCGACGCCGGCCGCGCTGGCCGGCGCGTACCAGCAGGTCATCAACGCCTACGGGCTGAAGGCGATCGACATCGACATCGAGAACTCCGACGAGTTCGAGAACGAGGCCGTGCAGGACCGCATCCTGAACGCGCTGAAGATCGTCAAGCAGAACAACCCGGGGATCCAGACGATCCTGACGTTCGGCACGTCGACGACCGGCCCCAACTACTACGGGAACCGGCTCATCGACCAGTCGAAGGCACTGGGCGCGAACGTGGACGTGTACACGATCATGCCGTTCGACTTCGGCGGCGGCGCGAACATGTACAACAGCACGGTGAGCGCGGCGAACGGCTTGCGCGACAAGCTGAAGTCGACGTTCGGGTGGAACGACGCCACGGCGTACAGCCACCTCGGCATCTCGGGCATGAACGGGCTGTCGGACCAGCAGGAGCTGACGGATCTGTCGACGTGGACCCAGATCACCAACTGGGCCAAGACGAACAAGATCGGCCGCCTGGCGTTCTGGTCCGTCAACCGCGACCGCGGCTGCCCCGGCGGCGGCGTGCAGTCGGCGTGCAGCGGGATCGCGCAGAACGACTGGGACTTCACCAAGGTGACGGCGGGCTTCTGA
- a CDS encoding T3SS effector HopA1 family protein, producing MIVKAHRPDDRERVPRGRPATPVRHPEVAQLLRLNQLAGNAAVTSLVVQRVRLSGADETRIKSLKKADKKLAAAAKKRIKDFTSTDSGLWNVLSTFPADSKVPAPVWNEYLDQLYRALGEGASMGALTDLWGRLNEKYGERPPGKGGFVPSLDEVKTARGNLSSQPAKRVAEEKEKEKEKAPAAWTDFSPDARRQLMDMWAKWQQGGVDAKTFYDDFYKQSDVKQGMPAPSAGEYIDALDARKLRGSTSDEDIKNSRSGYPLQLADKGNLPSTRVYLNPHPRHIAEVYEFVKARIHPLPEVTWVKLADHARATTVRDVIVVYLSAKDAEKAVVDLLADYQRRYPGHFLDEVPRLTLRRLPGVGVGAEPPTPHELDKMLDQHFEEIGYDERQKHGRTSRQFSFSTYRSELVVRAIQDSGGVVARFQSLVADYFARAGIDLANPDRQGTPDPSVLPLLDMVWKYENVDT from the coding sequence GTGATCGTGAAAGCCCATCGGCCCGATGACCGCGAGCGGGTGCCCCGCGGCCGCCCGGCGACGCCCGTGCGCCACCCCGAGGTCGCGCAGTTGCTGCGGCTCAACCAGCTGGCCGGCAACGCGGCCGTGACGTCCCTCGTCGTGCAGCGGGTCCGGCTTTCCGGCGCGGACGAGACCCGCATCAAGAGCCTGAAGAAGGCGGACAAGAAGCTGGCCGCCGCCGCCAAGAAGCGGATCAAGGATTTCACCAGCACCGACAGCGGGCTCTGGAACGTGCTGAGCACTTTTCCGGCCGATTCGAAGGTTCCGGCGCCGGTGTGGAACGAGTACCTCGACCAGCTGTACCGGGCGCTCGGGGAAGGTGCGTCGATGGGCGCGCTCACCGATCTCTGGGGGCGGCTGAACGAGAAGTACGGCGAACGACCCCCGGGGAAAGGTGGCTTCGTCCCTTCACTCGACGAGGTCAAAACGGCCCGGGGAAACCTTTCCTCGCAACCCGCCAAGCGCGTTGCCGAGGAGAAAGAGAAGGAGAAGGAGAAAGCGCCGGCGGCGTGGACCGACTTCTCCCCCGACGCCCGGCGCCAGCTGATGGACATGTGGGCGAAGTGGCAGCAAGGGGGAGTCGACGCCAAGACCTTCTACGACGACTTCTACAAGCAGTCCGACGTTAAGCAGGGGATGCCGGCCCCTTCCGCGGGCGAGTACATCGACGCGCTCGACGCCCGGAAGCTGCGCGGGAGCACTTCGGACGAGGACATCAAGAACTCGCGTTCCGGTTACCCCCTGCAGCTCGCCGACAAGGGAAACCTGCCGAGCACCCGCGTCTACCTCAACCCGCACCCGCGGCACATCGCGGAGGTCTACGAGTTCGTCAAGGCACGCATCCACCCGTTGCCGGAGGTCACCTGGGTCAAGCTCGCCGACCACGCGCGGGCCACGACGGTGCGGGACGTCATCGTCGTCTACCTCTCGGCCAAGGACGCGGAGAAGGCGGTGGTCGACCTCCTCGCGGACTACCAGAGGCGGTACCCCGGCCACTTCCTCGACGAGGTGCCCCGCCTGACGCTCCGCCGCCTTCCCGGCGTCGGCGTCGGTGCCGAGCCGCCCACCCCCCACGAGCTGGACAAGATGCTGGACCAGCACTTCGAGGAGATCGGCTACGACGAACGGCAGAAGCACGGTCGTACGTCGCGCCAGTTCTCGTTCTCCACCTACCGCTCCGAGCTCGTCGTGCGGGCCATCCAGGACTCGGGTGGCGTGGTGGCTCGGTTCCAGTCGCTGGTCGCGGACTACTTCGCCCGCGCGGGCATCGATCTCGCGAATCCGGACCGGCAGGGGACGCCCGACCCGAGCGTCCTGCCGTTGCTGGACATGGTCTGGAAGTACGAGAACGTCGACACCTGA
- a CDS encoding phosphatidylglycerol lysyltransferase domain-containing protein, producing the protein MVTSTRAQTTWRVAGATTVGVITWVTRLAGLMTLVSVLVPAGRRSLRGRLSEWLELPQEATVAAATVALVTGVLLVLLAAGLRRRKRRAWQLAVGATVLLTVSHLGLRHVFGAGLVSVVLLVGLIASRRYFVAKPDPVVGRWRAVRVFLQLALAGFVINVILLSVASHAVLEPMSFADRLAESALALVGASGPAEFHQMWLEDLTAAVGLLFGLAAVLVSAYFLLRSAEPAPRLSDEEVTRLRKLLDEHGERDSLGYFALRRDKFAVFSRTGKAAVTYRVIAGVALCSADPLGDHEAWPGAIEEYLEVCRRNGWVPAAMGVSELGATVWARFGLEVLEIGDEAVVDVDGFTLDGRVMRGVRQAAARTKRAGYKVLVRRTEDLRFGELDELTALAANWRGTDTERGFSMALGRMGDPTSVLVTAEQGGRVRGVLQFVPWGATGLSLDVMRRDRTADNGVNELMISELLLAAGRHGITQVSLNFAAFRALMEQGQRIGAGPVAKTAAKVLHFFSRWIQIETLYRFNAKFQPRWVPRYLVYPGVRELPRVGIATFEAEGLGGRSPRLLRLLRRA; encoded by the coding sequence GTCCCGGCCGGGCGGCGCAGCCTGCGCGGGCGCCTGTCGGAGTGGCTGGAGCTGCCGCAGGAGGCCACGGTCGCGGCGGCCACCGTGGCGTTGGTCACGGGCGTGCTCCTGGTGCTGCTGGCCGCGGGGCTGCGACGGCGCAAGCGCCGCGCGTGGCAGCTGGCGGTCGGCGCGACGGTGCTGCTCACGGTGTCGCACCTCGGCCTGCGGCACGTCTTCGGCGCCGGCCTGGTGTCGGTCGTGCTGCTGGTGGGCCTGATCGCGAGCCGACGCTACTTCGTCGCGAAGCCGGACCCGGTGGTCGGGCGCTGGCGCGCGGTGCGCGTGTTCCTCCAGCTGGCGCTGGCCGGGTTCGTGATCAACGTCATCCTGCTGTCGGTGGCCTCGCACGCGGTGCTCGAGCCGATGAGCTTCGCGGACCGGCTGGCGGAGTCCGCGCTCGCGCTGGTGGGGGCCAGCGGGCCCGCGGAGTTCCACCAGATGTGGCTGGAGGACCTGACCGCCGCCGTCGGCCTGCTGTTCGGCCTGGCCGCGGTCCTGGTCTCGGCGTACTTCCTGTTGCGGTCGGCCGAGCCGGCGCCGAGGTTGAGCGACGAGGAGGTCACCCGCCTGCGCAAGCTGCTGGACGAGCACGGCGAGCGGGACTCCCTCGGCTACTTCGCGCTGCGGCGTGACAAGTTCGCGGTGTTCTCCCGCACCGGCAAGGCCGCGGTCACGTACCGCGTGATCGCCGGGGTCGCGCTGTGTTCGGCGGACCCGCTGGGCGACCACGAGGCCTGGCCGGGCGCGATCGAGGAGTACCTGGAGGTCTGCCGCCGCAACGGCTGGGTCCCGGCCGCGATGGGCGTGTCGGAACTGGGCGCGACGGTCTGGGCCCGCTTCGGCCTGGAGGTACTGGAGATCGGCGACGAAGCGGTCGTCGACGTCGACGGCTTCACCCTCGACGGCCGCGTCATGCGCGGCGTCCGCCAGGCGGCGGCCCGCACGAAGCGCGCGGGCTACAAGGTGCTGGTCCGCCGCACCGAAGACCTGCGCTTCGGCGAACTGGACGAGCTGACGGCCCTGGCCGCGAACTGGCGCGGCACGGACACCGAGCGCGGCTTCTCGATGGCACTGGGCCGCATGGGCGACCCGACGTCGGTCCTGGTGACGGCCGAACAGGGCGGCCGCGTCCGCGGCGTCCTCCAGTTCGTCCCGTGGGGCGCGACCGGTCTGTCCCTGGACGTCATGCGCCGCGACCGCACGGCCGACAACGGCGTCAACGAGCTGATGATCTCGGAACTCCTGCTGGCCGCCGGCCGCCACGGCATCACCCAGGTCTCCCTGAACTTCGCGGCGTTCCGCGCCCTGATGGAACAGGGCCAGCGCATCGGCGCGGGCCCGGTCGCGAAGACGGCGGCGAAGGTGCTGCACTTCTTCTCGCGCTGGATCCAGATCGAAACGCTCTACCGCTTCAACGCGAAGTTCCAGCCCCGCTGGGTCCCCAGGTACCTGGTCTACCCGGGCGTCCGCGAACTGCCCCGCGTCGGCATCGCGACGTTCGAAGCGGAAGGACTGGGCGGACGCTCTCCACGCCTGCTCAGACTGCTGCGACGGGCGTGA
- a CDS encoding aspartate aminotransferase family protein translates to MAAPFWDDADRHLVRYGGTFTPEIIDRAEGSFVFTEDGRRILDFTSGQMSAILGHSHPEIVETVRRQVGKLDHLFSGMLSRPVVDLARRLAETLPSPLEKALLLTTGAESNEAAVRLAKLVTGKHEIVSFARSWHGMTQAAASATYSAGRRGYGPAAPGNFAIPAPNAYRPDFTDAAGDLDWRRQLAFGFELIDAQSVGSLAAFLAEPILSSGGVIEPPPGYFAALAEKCRERGMLLILDEAQTGLCRTGTWYAFERDGVVPDILTLSKTLGAGLPLAAVLTSAEIEQEAHDRGFLFFTTHVSDPLPAAVGNTVLDVLARDRLDARALSLGALLRRGLEEIAARHEVVGDIRGRGLLAGLELVVDRETKRSSDELGARVTRRCLELGLHMNIVQLPGMGGVFRIAPPLTASEEEISLGVSILDQAIGDAVKTL, encoded by the coding sequence ATGGCCGCACCCTTCTGGGACGACGCCGACCGGCACCTCGTGCGGTACGGCGGCACGTTCACCCCCGAAATCATCGACCGCGCCGAAGGCAGCTTCGTCTTCACCGAAGACGGCCGCCGCATCCTCGACTTCACCTCCGGCCAGATGAGCGCGATCCTCGGGCACTCGCACCCGGAGATCGTCGAGACCGTCCGGCGGCAGGTCGGGAAGCTGGACCACCTGTTCAGCGGCATGCTGAGCCGCCCGGTCGTCGATCTCGCGAGGCGCCTCGCCGAGACGCTGCCGTCACCGCTGGAAAAGGCCCTGCTGCTGACCACCGGCGCCGAGTCGAACGAGGCCGCCGTCCGGCTGGCCAAGCTCGTCACCGGCAAGCACGAGATCGTCTCGTTCGCCCGCTCGTGGCACGGCATGACCCAGGCCGCGGCGAGCGCGACGTACAGCGCCGGCCGCCGCGGCTACGGCCCGGCCGCACCCGGCAACTTCGCCATCCCGGCCCCGAACGCGTACCGCCCGGACTTCACCGACGCCGCGGGTGACCTGGACTGGCGGCGTCAGCTCGCCTTCGGCTTCGAGCTGATCGACGCGCAGTCGGTCGGCAGCCTGGCCGCGTTCCTCGCCGAGCCGATCCTGAGTTCCGGCGGCGTCATCGAGCCGCCACCGGGCTACTTCGCCGCGCTGGCCGAGAAGTGCCGTGAACGCGGCATGCTGCTGATCCTCGACGAAGCCCAGACGGGCCTCTGCCGCACGGGCACCTGGTACGCGTTCGAGCGCGACGGCGTCGTCCCCGACATCCTGACGCTGTCCAAGACGCTCGGTGCGGGCCTGCCGCTGGCCGCGGTGCTGACGAGCGCCGAAATCGAGCAGGAGGCCCACGACCGCGGCTTCCTGTTCTTCACCACGCACGTGTCGGACCCGCTCCCGGCGGCGGTCGGCAACACGGTCCTGGACGTCCTGGCCCGTGACCGCCTCGACGCGCGAGCGCTTTCCCTGGGCGCGCTGCTGCGCCGCGGTCTGGAGGAGATCGCGGCCCGCCACGAGGTGGTCGGCGACATCCGCGGCCGCGGCCTGCTGGCCGGGCTGGAACTGGTGGTGGACCGCGAAACCAAGCGCAGCTCGGACGAGCTGGGCGCCCGCGTGACCCGGCGGTGCCTCGAGCTGGGGTTGCACATGAACATCGTGCAGCTGCCGGGGATGGGTGGGGTGTTCCGGATCGCCCCGCCGCTGACGGCGTCCGAGGAGGAGATCTCGCTCGGGGTGTCCATCCTGGACCAGGCGATCGGGGACGCGGTCAAGACGCTCTGA
- a CDS encoding DUF4097 family beta strand repeat-containing protein: protein MTTFTTPAPIAAVLTVPAARIRFVAADRADTTVEVRPADPAKSRDAKAAEQTTVDYADGVLRIAAPAKNQYFGASGAIDVTVGLPAGSRVELKAAAAELLAVGRLGAVAVESEQGSIDLDEAASAHLTTRDGDVSVGRLTGDAEIRTSKGDIRVVEAGPGVVSLRTDAGDIEIAAGVSAALDAGTSHGRIRNSLKNVDGVAQLTIHATTAAGDITARGL, encoded by the coding sequence ATGACCACGTTCACCACCCCCGCCCCGATCGCCGCCGTCCTGACCGTTCCCGCGGCGCGCATCCGGTTCGTCGCCGCCGACCGGGCCGACACCACGGTCGAGGTCCGCCCCGCGGACCCGGCCAAGAGCCGCGACGCGAAGGCGGCCGAGCAGACCACCGTCGACTACGCCGACGGCGTCCTGCGGATCGCTGCCCCGGCGAAGAACCAGTACTTCGGCGCGTCCGGAGCGATCGACGTGACGGTCGGCCTGCCCGCCGGTTCCCGCGTCGAACTGAAGGCGGCCGCCGCCGAACTCCTGGCCGTCGGGCGGCTCGGCGCCGTGGCCGTCGAGAGCGAGCAGGGCTCGATCGACCTCGACGAAGCCGCGAGCGCCCACCTCACCACCCGCGACGGCGACGTCTCGGTCGGCCGCCTGACCGGCGACGCGGAGATCCGCACGAGCAAGGGCGACATCCGCGTCGTCGAAGCCGGCCCCGGCGTGGTGTCGCTGCGCACCGACGCGGGCGACATCGAGATCGCCGCCGGCGTCTCGGCGGCCTTGGACGCCGGCACGTCGCACGGCCGGATCCGCAACTCGCTGAAGAACGTCGACGGCGTGGCCCAGCTGACGATCCACGCGACCACCGCGGCCGGCGACATCACCGCGCGCGGCCTGTGA
- a CDS encoding glycosyl hydrolase family 18 protein: MSRKRWHLLGLFTAVGAIAVGLVTVPASAAGGVGASFTKGSDWGTGYEGKYTISNGSGATLPSWTVEFDLPSGAKIASLWDGSYTASGQHVTVKNSWNGNVGNGSTASFGFNVSYSGTYAAPSNCKLNGGSCDAGGGNPTTTPTTPTQPTTTPTTPTTPTTPPTTTTPPQQGGLKNVGYFVQWGVYGRNYHVKNIETSGSASKLTHINYAFGNVKNGQCTANDDPYADYQKTYDAAGSVDGVADTWDQPVAGNFNQLRKLKKLHPGLKIIWSFGGWTYSGGFGQASQNAAAFAQSCYNLLKDPRWADIWDGIDIDWEYPNSCGLSCDTSGAAAYKNLMGALRAKFGSSFLITSAITADGSSGGKLDVADYGGAAQYVDWYNVMTYDYFGAWAAQGPTAPHSPLTNFTGIPTPGFYSDAAIQKLKSKGVPSSKLLLGIGFYGRGWTGVTQSTPGGTATGPAPGTYEQGIEDYKVLKNTCPSTGTFAGTAYAKCGSNWWSYDTPSTIGGKMSYAKQQGLGGAFFWELTGDTTGGELITAMKNGLS, from the coding sequence ATGTCCAGAAAGAGATGGCACCTCCTCGGTCTGTTCACCGCGGTCGGCGCGATCGCGGTCGGTCTCGTCACCGTGCCGGCGAGTGCCGCCGGCGGTGTCGGCGCCAGCTTCACCAAGGGCTCCGACTGGGGCACCGGGTACGAAGGCAAGTACACGATCAGCAACGGCTCCGGCGCGACGCTGCCGAGCTGGACGGTCGAGTTCGACCTCCCGTCCGGCGCGAAGATCGCCTCCCTCTGGGACGGCAGCTACACCGCCTCCGGGCAGCACGTCACCGTCAAGAACAGCTGGAACGGCAACGTCGGCAACGGCTCGACCGCCAGCTTCGGCTTCAACGTCAGCTACTCCGGCACCTACGCCGCCCCCTCGAACTGCAAGCTGAACGGCGGTTCCTGCGACGCCGGCGGCGGGAACCCGACCACCACGCCGACGACGCCGACGCAGCCGACCACCACCCCCACCACCCCGACCACGCCCACCACGCCGCCGACGACCACCACGCCGCCGCAGCAGGGTGGGCTGAAGAACGTCGGCTACTTCGTGCAGTGGGGTGTCTACGGGCGCAACTACCACGTCAAGAACATCGAGACTTCGGGCTCGGCGAGCAAGCTGACCCACATCAACTACGCGTTCGGCAACGTCAAGAACGGGCAGTGCACCGCGAACGACGACCCGTACGCCGACTACCAGAAGACCTACGACGCCGCGGGCAGCGTGGACGGCGTCGCCGACACCTGGGACCAGCCGGTGGCCGGCAACTTCAACCAGCTGCGCAAGCTGAAGAAGCTGCACCCGGGCCTCAAGATCATCTGGTCGTTCGGCGGCTGGACCTACTCCGGCGGCTTCGGCCAGGCCTCGCAGAACGCCGCCGCGTTCGCGCAGTCCTGCTACAACCTGCTCAAGGACCCGCGCTGGGCGGACATCTGGGACGGCATCGACATCGACTGGGAGTACCCCAACTCGTGCGGCCTCTCCTGTGACACCAGCGGTGCCGCGGCCTACAAGAACCTGATGGGCGCGCTGCGGGCGAAGTTCGGCTCGTCGTTCCTGATCACCTCGGCCATCACCGCCGACGGCAGCAGTGGCGGCAAGCTCGACGTCGCCGACTACGGCGGCGCCGCGCAGTACGTCGACTGGTACAACGTGATGACCTACGACTACTTCGGCGCGTGGGCGGCGCAGGGTCCGACGGCCCCGCACTCGCCGTTGACCAACTTCACCGGCATCCCGACGCCGGGCTTCTACTCCGACGCGGCGATCCAGAAGCTGAAGAGCAAGGGCGTCCCGTCGAGCAAGCTGCTGCTGGGTATCGGGTTCTACGGCCGAGGCTGGACCGGCGTCACGCAGTCGACCCCGGGTGGCACGGCGACCGGCCCCGCGCCGGGTACGTACGAGCAGGGCATCGAGGACTACAAGGTCCTCAAGAACACCTGCCCGTCGACCGGTACCTTCGCCGGCACCGCGTACGCCAAGTGCGGCAGCAACTGGTGGAGCTACGACACCCCGTCGACCATCGGCGGCAAGATGTCCTACGCCAAGCAGCAGGGTCTCGGCGGTGCCTTCTTCTGGGAGCTCACCGGTGACACCACCGGCGGCGAGCTCATCACCGCGATGAAGAACGGCCTGTCGTGA